One genomic window of Ornithorhynchus anatinus isolate Pmale09 chromosome 10, mOrnAna1.pri.v4, whole genome shotgun sequence includes the following:
- the TTYH1 gene encoding protein tweety homolog 1 isoform X5, producing MGSPPGYRPSGWVHLLHQVPHTNFQFQLVSSGFAPQESDYQQALLLVAALAGLGLALSLLLISLYLIRFCCCHPEEPPEDKGPRGGCITWSCVTALLVGCAGIGIGFYGNSETSDGVSQLSYSLLHANHTLSSIDRLVADTVERLGAAVRNELTTLEEVLAPQTELVARVRGTRRQVEGVAQQLGEVAFWRGVPLSPLRVAEHVSFVEEYRWLAYVLLLLLDLLVCLFTLLGLAKQSKWLVIVMTVMSLLVLVLSWGSMGLEAAAAVGLSDFCSSPDPFVLNLTQAETGLSTEAAVDAAGDPQRDGGKLPPVGGVAALPRPAQVTTTKTLKMMIPSTLSSIQVCRLPKKTCSPGLSWIWRLTFPGGARGPSTPSISSCPVTPSVSRSFLL from the exons ATGGGGTCGCCCCCCGGCTACCGCCCGTCCGGCTgggtccacctcctccaccaggtGCCCCACACCAACTTCCAGTTCCAGCTGGTGAGCAGCGGATTTGCTCCGCAGGAGAGCGACTACCAGCAG GCCCTGCTGCTGGTGGCCGCATTGGCAGGCCTGGGTTtggccctcagcctcctcctcatctccctctaccTCATCCGCTTCTGCTGCTGCCATCCCGAGGAGCCACCTGAGGACaaggggccccgggggggctgCATCACCTGGAGCTGTGTCACCGCCCTGCTCGTTGGCTG CGCTGGCATCGGCATCGGTTTCTATGGCAACAGCGAGACCAGCGATGGGGTGTCCCAGCTCAGCTACTCCCTGCTCCACGCCAACCATACGCTCAGCTCCATCGACCGACTT gTGGCGGACACGGTGGAGCGGCTGGGGGCCGCCGTGCGGAACGAGCTGACCACCCTGGAGGAGGTGCTGGCCCCGCAGACGGAGCTGGTGGCCCGGGTCCGGGGGACTCGGCgccaggtggagggtgtggcccAGCAGCTGGGCGAGGTGGCCTTCTGGCGGGGGGTCCCCCTGAGCCCCCTGAGGGTGGCCGAGCACGTGTCCTTTGTGGAGGAATATCG GTGGCTGGCCTacgtcctgctgctgctgctggacctCCTCGTCTGCCTCTTCACCCTCCTGGGCCTGGCCAAACAGAGCAAATGGCTGGTGATTGT GATGACGGTGATGAGTTTGCTGGTCCTGGTGCTGAGCTGGGGCTCCATGGGGCTGGAGGCAGCAGCCGCCGTG ggcctcagtgacttctgtTCCAGTCCTGATCCCTTCGTTCTGAATTTGACCCAGGCAGAGACCGGCCTGAGCACGG AAGCCGCTGTCGACGCTGCAGGAGACCCTCAACGTGACGGAGGGAAACTTCCACCAGTTGGTGGCGTTGCTGCACTGCCGCGGCCTGCACAAG TGACGACTACGAAGACCCTGAAGATGATGATCCCTTCAACCCTCAG TTCTATCCAAGTCTGCAGGCTGCCTAAGAAGACCTGCTCACCTGGCCTTTCCTGGATCTGGCGATTAACATTCCCAGGTGGAGCAAGGGGCCCAAGCACTCCCAGTATCTCCTCCTGTCCAGTTACACCTTCAGTTTCAAGGTCCTTCCTCCtgtga
- the TTYH1 gene encoding protein tweety homolog 1 isoform X3, whose product MGSPPGYRPSGWVHLLHQVPHTNFQFQLVSSGFAPQESDYQQALLLVAALAGLGLALSLLLISLYLIRFCCCHPEEPPEDKGPRGGCITWSCVTALLVGCAGIGIGFYGNSETSDGVSQLSYSLLHANHTLSSIDRLVADTVERLGAAVRNELTTLEEVLAPQTELVARVRGTRRQVEGVAQQLGEVAFWRGVPLSPLRVAEHVSFVEEYRWLAYVLLLLLDLLVCLFTLLGLAKQSKWLVIVMTVMSLLVLVLSWGSMGLEAAAAVGLSDFCSSPDPFVLNLTQAETGLSTEADPVPASSGQHPLPVAGAGAGGRAPVPRLPEAAVDAAGDPQRDGGKLPPVGGVAALPRPAQVTTTKTLKMMIPSTLSSIQVCRLPKKTCSPGLSWIWRLTFPGGARGPSTPSISSCPVTPSVSRSFLL is encoded by the exons ATGGGGTCGCCCCCCGGCTACCGCCCGTCCGGCTgggtccacctcctccaccaggtGCCCCACACCAACTTCCAGTTCCAGCTGGTGAGCAGCGGATTTGCTCCGCAGGAGAGCGACTACCAGCAG GCCCTGCTGCTGGTGGCCGCATTGGCAGGCCTGGGTTtggccctcagcctcctcctcatctccctctaccTCATCCGCTTCTGCTGCTGCCATCCCGAGGAGCCACCTGAGGACaaggggccccgggggggctgCATCACCTGGAGCTGTGTCACCGCCCTGCTCGTTGGCTG CGCTGGCATCGGCATCGGTTTCTATGGCAACAGCGAGACCAGCGATGGGGTGTCCCAGCTCAGCTACTCCCTGCTCCACGCCAACCATACGCTCAGCTCCATCGACCGACTT gTGGCGGACACGGTGGAGCGGCTGGGGGCCGCCGTGCGGAACGAGCTGACCACCCTGGAGGAGGTGCTGGCCCCGCAGACGGAGCTGGTGGCCCGGGTCCGGGGGACTCGGCgccaggtggagggtgtggcccAGCAGCTGGGCGAGGTGGCCTTCTGGCGGGGGGTCCCCCTGAGCCCCCTGAGGGTGGCCGAGCACGTGTCCTTTGTGGAGGAATATCG GTGGCTGGCCTacgtcctgctgctgctgctggacctCCTCGTCTGCCTCTTCACCCTCCTGGGCCTGGCCAAACAGAGCAAATGGCTGGTGATTGT GATGACGGTGATGAGTTTGCTGGTCCTGGTGCTGAGCTGGGGCTCCATGGGGCTGGAGGCAGCAGCCGCCGTG ggcctcagtgacttctgtTCCAGTCCTGATCCCTTCGTTCTGAATTTGACCCAGGCAGAGACCGGCCTGAGCACGG AAGCTGACCCTGTCCCAGCGAGCTCTGGCCAACATCCACTCCCAGTTGCAGGGGCTGGAGCGGGAGGCCGTGCCCCAGTTCCCCGCCTCCCTG AAGCCGCTGTCGACGCTGCAGGAGACCCTCAACGTGACGGAGGGAAACTTCCACCAGTTGGTGGCGTTGCTGCACTGCCGCGGCCTGCACAAG TGACGACTACGAAGACCCTGAAGATGATGATCCCTTCAACCCTCAG TTCTATCCAAGTCTGCAGGCTGCCTAAGAAGACCTGCTCACCTGGCCTTTCCTGGATCTGGCGATTAACATTCCCAGGTGGAGCAAGGGGCCCAAGCACTCCCAGTATCTCCTCCTGTCCAGTTACACCTTCAGTTTCAAGGTCCTTCCTCCtgtga
- the TTYH1 gene encoding protein tweety homolog 1 isoform X4, producing the protein MGSPPGYRPSGWVHLLHQVPHTNFQFQLVSSGFAPQESDYQQALLLVAALAGLGLALSLLLISLYLIRFCCCHPEEPPEDKGPRGGCITWSCVTALLVGCAGIGIGFYGNSETSDGVSQLSYSLLHANHTLSSIDRLVADTVERLGAAVRNELTTLEEVLAPQTELVARVRGTRRQVEGVAQQLGEVAFWRGVPLSPLRVAEHVSFVEEYRWLAYVLLLLLDLLVCLFTLLGLAKQSKWLVIVMTVMSLLVLVLSWGSMGLEAAAAVGLSDFCSSPDPFVLNLTQAETGLSTEADPVPASSGQHPLPVAGAGAGGRAPVPRLPEAAVDAAGDPQRDGGKLPPVGGVAALPRPAQVTTTKTLKMMIPSTLRNRNVLSSGSHPFETLPHGNLMSSLPCLLFYPSLQAA; encoded by the exons ATGGGGTCGCCCCCCGGCTACCGCCCGTCCGGCTgggtccacctcctccaccaggtGCCCCACACCAACTTCCAGTTCCAGCTGGTGAGCAGCGGATTTGCTCCGCAGGAGAGCGACTACCAGCAG GCCCTGCTGCTGGTGGCCGCATTGGCAGGCCTGGGTTtggccctcagcctcctcctcatctccctctaccTCATCCGCTTCTGCTGCTGCCATCCCGAGGAGCCACCTGAGGACaaggggccccgggggggctgCATCACCTGGAGCTGTGTCACCGCCCTGCTCGTTGGCTG CGCTGGCATCGGCATCGGTTTCTATGGCAACAGCGAGACCAGCGATGGGGTGTCCCAGCTCAGCTACTCCCTGCTCCACGCCAACCATACGCTCAGCTCCATCGACCGACTT gTGGCGGACACGGTGGAGCGGCTGGGGGCCGCCGTGCGGAACGAGCTGACCACCCTGGAGGAGGTGCTGGCCCCGCAGACGGAGCTGGTGGCCCGGGTCCGGGGGACTCGGCgccaggtggagggtgtggcccAGCAGCTGGGCGAGGTGGCCTTCTGGCGGGGGGTCCCCCTGAGCCCCCTGAGGGTGGCCGAGCACGTGTCCTTTGTGGAGGAATATCG GTGGCTGGCCTacgtcctgctgctgctgctggacctCCTCGTCTGCCTCTTCACCCTCCTGGGCCTGGCCAAACAGAGCAAATGGCTGGTGATTGT GATGACGGTGATGAGTTTGCTGGTCCTGGTGCTGAGCTGGGGCTCCATGGGGCTGGAGGCAGCAGCCGCCGTG ggcctcagtgacttctgtTCCAGTCCTGATCCCTTCGTTCTGAATTTGACCCAGGCAGAGACCGGCCTGAGCACGG AAGCTGACCCTGTCCCAGCGAGCTCTGGCCAACATCCACTCCCAGTTGCAGGGGCTGGAGCGGGAGGCCGTGCCCCAGTTCCCCGCCTCCCTG AAGCCGCTGTCGACGCTGCAGGAGACCCTCAACGTGACGGAGGGAAACTTCCACCAGTTGGTGGCGTTGCTGCACTGCCGCGGCCTGCACAAG TGACGACTACGAAGACCCTGAAGATGATGATCCCTTCAACCCTCAG GAATCGAAACGTTTTGTCCAGTGGCAGTCATCCATTTGAGACCCTCCCCCACGGGAACCTGATGTcttccctcccttgcctcctg TTCTATCCAAGTCTGCAGGCTGCCTAA
- the TTYH1 gene encoding protein tweety homolog 1 isoform X2 — protein sequence MGSPPGYRPSGWVHLLHQVPHTNFQFQLVSSGFAPQESDYQQALLLVAALAGLGLALSLLLISLYLIRFCCCHPEEPPEDKGPRGGCITWSCVTALLVGCAGIGIGFYGNSETSDGVSQLSYSLLHANHTLSSIDRLVADTVERLGAAVRNELTTLEEVLAPQTELVARVRGTRRQVEGVAQQLGEVAFWRGVPLSPLRVAEHVSFVEEYRWLAYVLLLLLDLLVCLFTLLGLAKQSKWLVIVMTVMSLLVLVLSWGSMGLEAAAAVGLSDFCSSPDPFVLNLTQAETGLSTEILHYYFFCNQVVPNPFQQKLTLSQRALANIHSQLQGLEREAVPQFPASLKPLSTLQETLNVTEGNFHQLVALLHCRGLHKDYGVALRGLCEDALEGLLFLLLFSLLCALALGTAICSLPRAWAHFPPSDDYEDPEDDDPFNPQFYPSLQAA from the exons ATGGGGTCGCCCCCCGGCTACCGCCCGTCCGGCTgggtccacctcctccaccaggtGCCCCACACCAACTTCCAGTTCCAGCTGGTGAGCAGCGGATTTGCTCCGCAGGAGAGCGACTACCAGCAG GCCCTGCTGCTGGTGGCCGCATTGGCAGGCCTGGGTTtggccctcagcctcctcctcatctccctctaccTCATCCGCTTCTGCTGCTGCCATCCCGAGGAGCCACCTGAGGACaaggggccccgggggggctgCATCACCTGGAGCTGTGTCACCGCCCTGCTCGTTGGCTG CGCTGGCATCGGCATCGGTTTCTATGGCAACAGCGAGACCAGCGATGGGGTGTCCCAGCTCAGCTACTCCCTGCTCCACGCCAACCATACGCTCAGCTCCATCGACCGACTT gTGGCGGACACGGTGGAGCGGCTGGGGGCCGCCGTGCGGAACGAGCTGACCACCCTGGAGGAGGTGCTGGCCCCGCAGACGGAGCTGGTGGCCCGGGTCCGGGGGACTCGGCgccaggtggagggtgtggcccAGCAGCTGGGCGAGGTGGCCTTCTGGCGGGGGGTCCCCCTGAGCCCCCTGAGGGTGGCCGAGCACGTGTCCTTTGTGGAGGAATATCG GTGGCTGGCCTacgtcctgctgctgctgctggacctCCTCGTCTGCCTCTTCACCCTCCTGGGCCTGGCCAAACAGAGCAAATGGCTGGTGATTGT GATGACGGTGATGAGTTTGCTGGTCCTGGTGCTGAGCTGGGGCTCCATGGGGCTGGAGGCAGCAGCCGCCGTG ggcctcagtgacttctgtTCCAGTCCTGATCCCTTCGTTCTGAATTTGACCCAGGCAGAGACCGGCCTGAGCACGG aaatCCTGCACTACTATTTCTTCTGCAACCAGGTTGTCCCCAATCCTTTCCAACAG AAGCTGACCCTGTCCCAGCGAGCTCTGGCCAACATCCACTCCCAGTTGCAGGGGCTGGAGCGGGAGGCCGTGCCCCAGTTCCCCGCCTCCCTG AAGCCGCTGTCGACGCTGCAGGAGACCCTCAACGTGACGGAGGGAAACTTCCACCAGTTGGTGGCGTTGCTGCACTGCCGCGGCCTGCACAAG gactACGGGGTGGCGTTACGGGGCCTGTGTGAGGATGCCCTGGAaggcctgctcttcctcctgctcttctccctgctctgcGCCCTGGCCCTGGGGACAGCCATCTGCAGCCTTCCCAGAGCCTGGGCCCACTTCCCCCCCAG TGACGACTACGAAGACCCTGAAGATGATGATCCCTTCAACCCTCAG TTCTATCCAAGTCTGCAGGCTGCCTAA
- the TTYH1 gene encoding protein tweety homolog 1 isoform X1: MGSPPGYRPSGWVHLLHQVPHTNFQFQLVSSGFAPQESDYQQALLLVAALAGLGLALSLLLISLYLIRFCCCHPEEPPEDKGPRGGCITWSCVTALLVGCAGIGIGFYGNSETSDGVSQLSYSLLHANHTLSSIDRLVADTVERLGAAVRNELTTLEEVLAPQTELVARVRGTRRQVEGVAQQLGEVAFWRGVPLSPLRVAEHVSFVEEYRWLAYVLLLLLDLLVCLFTLLGLAKQSKWLVIVMTVMSLLVLVLSWGSMGLEAAAAVGLSDFCSSPDPFVLNLTQAETGLSTEILHYYFFCNQVVPNPFQQKLTLSQRALANIHSQLQGLEREAVPQFPASLKPLSTLQETLNVTEGNFHQLVALLHCRGLHKDYGVALRGLCEDALEGLLFLLLFSLLCALALGTAICSLPRAWAHFPPSDDYEDPEDDDPFNPQESKRFVQWQSSI; this comes from the exons ATGGGGTCGCCCCCCGGCTACCGCCCGTCCGGCTgggtccacctcctccaccaggtGCCCCACACCAACTTCCAGTTCCAGCTGGTGAGCAGCGGATTTGCTCCGCAGGAGAGCGACTACCAGCAG GCCCTGCTGCTGGTGGCCGCATTGGCAGGCCTGGGTTtggccctcagcctcctcctcatctccctctaccTCATCCGCTTCTGCTGCTGCCATCCCGAGGAGCCACCTGAGGACaaggggccccgggggggctgCATCACCTGGAGCTGTGTCACCGCCCTGCTCGTTGGCTG CGCTGGCATCGGCATCGGTTTCTATGGCAACAGCGAGACCAGCGATGGGGTGTCCCAGCTCAGCTACTCCCTGCTCCACGCCAACCATACGCTCAGCTCCATCGACCGACTT gTGGCGGACACGGTGGAGCGGCTGGGGGCCGCCGTGCGGAACGAGCTGACCACCCTGGAGGAGGTGCTGGCCCCGCAGACGGAGCTGGTGGCCCGGGTCCGGGGGACTCGGCgccaggtggagggtgtggcccAGCAGCTGGGCGAGGTGGCCTTCTGGCGGGGGGTCCCCCTGAGCCCCCTGAGGGTGGCCGAGCACGTGTCCTTTGTGGAGGAATATCG GTGGCTGGCCTacgtcctgctgctgctgctggacctCCTCGTCTGCCTCTTCACCCTCCTGGGCCTGGCCAAACAGAGCAAATGGCTGGTGATTGT GATGACGGTGATGAGTTTGCTGGTCCTGGTGCTGAGCTGGGGCTCCATGGGGCTGGAGGCAGCAGCCGCCGTG ggcctcagtgacttctgtTCCAGTCCTGATCCCTTCGTTCTGAATTTGACCCAGGCAGAGACCGGCCTGAGCACGG aaatCCTGCACTACTATTTCTTCTGCAACCAGGTTGTCCCCAATCCTTTCCAACAG AAGCTGACCCTGTCCCAGCGAGCTCTGGCCAACATCCACTCCCAGTTGCAGGGGCTGGAGCGGGAGGCCGTGCCCCAGTTCCCCGCCTCCCTG AAGCCGCTGTCGACGCTGCAGGAGACCCTCAACGTGACGGAGGGAAACTTCCACCAGTTGGTGGCGTTGCTGCACTGCCGCGGCCTGCACAAG gactACGGGGTGGCGTTACGGGGCCTGTGTGAGGATGCCCTGGAaggcctgctcttcctcctgctcttctccctgctctgcGCCCTGGCCCTGGGGACAGCCATCTGCAGCCTTCCCAGAGCCTGGGCCCACTTCCCCCCCAG TGACGACTACGAAGACCCTGAAGATGATGATCCCTTCAACCCTCAG GAATCGAAACGTTTTGTCCAGTGGCAGTCATCCATTTGA
- the TTYH1 gene encoding protein tweety homolog 1 isoform X6: MGSPPGYRPSGWVHLLHQVPHTNFQFQLVSSGFAPQESDYQQALLLVAALAGLGLALSLLLISLYLIRFCCCHPEEPPEDKGPRGGCITWSCVTALLVGCAGIGIGFYGNSETSDGVSQLSYSLLHANHTLSSIDRLVADTVERLGAAVRNELTTLEEVLAPQTELVARVRGTRRQVEGVAQQLGEVAFWRGVPLSPLRVAEHVSFVEEYRWLAYVLLLLLDLLVCLFTLLGLAKQSKWLVIVMTVMSLLVLVLSWGSMGLEAAAAVGLSDFCSSPDPFVLNLTQAETGLSTEILHYYFFCNQVVPNPFQQKLTLSQRALANIHSQLQGLEREAVPQFPASLKPLSTLQETLNVTEGNFHQLVALLHCRGLHK, translated from the exons ATGGGGTCGCCCCCCGGCTACCGCCCGTCCGGCTgggtccacctcctccaccaggtGCCCCACACCAACTTCCAGTTCCAGCTGGTGAGCAGCGGATTTGCTCCGCAGGAGAGCGACTACCAGCAG GCCCTGCTGCTGGTGGCCGCATTGGCAGGCCTGGGTTtggccctcagcctcctcctcatctccctctaccTCATCCGCTTCTGCTGCTGCCATCCCGAGGAGCCACCTGAGGACaaggggccccgggggggctgCATCACCTGGAGCTGTGTCACCGCCCTGCTCGTTGGCTG CGCTGGCATCGGCATCGGTTTCTATGGCAACAGCGAGACCAGCGATGGGGTGTCCCAGCTCAGCTACTCCCTGCTCCACGCCAACCATACGCTCAGCTCCATCGACCGACTT gTGGCGGACACGGTGGAGCGGCTGGGGGCCGCCGTGCGGAACGAGCTGACCACCCTGGAGGAGGTGCTGGCCCCGCAGACGGAGCTGGTGGCCCGGGTCCGGGGGACTCGGCgccaggtggagggtgtggcccAGCAGCTGGGCGAGGTGGCCTTCTGGCGGGGGGTCCCCCTGAGCCCCCTGAGGGTGGCCGAGCACGTGTCCTTTGTGGAGGAATATCG GTGGCTGGCCTacgtcctgctgctgctgctggacctCCTCGTCTGCCTCTTCACCCTCCTGGGCCTGGCCAAACAGAGCAAATGGCTGGTGATTGT GATGACGGTGATGAGTTTGCTGGTCCTGGTGCTGAGCTGGGGCTCCATGGGGCTGGAGGCAGCAGCCGCCGTG ggcctcagtgacttctgtTCCAGTCCTGATCCCTTCGTTCTGAATTTGACCCAGGCAGAGACCGGCCTGAGCACGG aaatCCTGCACTACTATTTCTTCTGCAACCAGGTTGTCCCCAATCCTTTCCAACAG AAGCTGACCCTGTCCCAGCGAGCTCTGGCCAACATCCACTCCCAGTTGCAGGGGCTGGAGCGGGAGGCCGTGCCCCAGTTCCCCGCCTCCCTG AAGCCGCTGTCGACGCTGCAGGAGACCCTCAACGTGACGGAGGGAAACTTCCACCAGTTGGTGGCGTTGCTGCACTGCCGCGGCCTGCACAAG TGA
- the RPS9 gene encoding 40S ribosomal protein S9, with the protein MPVARSWVCRKTYVTPRRPFEKSRLDQELKLIGEYGLRNKREVWRVKFTLAKIRKAARELLTLDEKDQRRLFEGNALLRRLVRIGVLDEGKMKLDYILGLKIEDFLERRLQTQVFKLGLAKSIHHARVLIRQRHIRVRKQVVNIPSFIVRLDSQKHIDFSLRSPYGGGRPGRVKRKNAKKGQGGAGAGDDEEED; encoded by the exons ATGCCGGTGGCCCGGAGCTGGGTCTGCCGCAAGACCTACGTGACCCCGCGGAGGCCCTTCGAGAAGTCCCGCTTGGACCAGGAGCTGAAGCTCATCG gCGAGTACGGGCTCCGCAACAAGCGCGAGGTCTGGAGGGTCAAGTTCACCCTGGCCAAGATCCGCAAGGCGGCCCGGGAGCTGCTCACGCTGGACGAGAAGGACCAGAGGCGGCTGTTTGAAG GAAATGCCCTCCTGCGGCGACTGGTGCGGATCGGTGTGCTGGACGAGGGGAAGATGAAGCTGGATTACATCCTTGGCCTCAAGATTGAAGACTTCTTGGAGCGGCGCCTGCAGACCCAGGTCTTCAAGCTGGGCCTGGCCAAGTCCATCCACCATGCCCGTGTGCTCATCCGCCAGCGCCACATCAG GGTCCGCAAGCAGGTGGTGAACATCCCGTCGTTCATCGTGCGCCTGGACTCCCAGAAACACATCGACTTCTCCCTGCGCTCGCCGTACGGTGGTGGGCGGCCCGGCCGGGTCAAGAGGAAGAATGCCAAGAAGGGGCAGGGTGGAGCCGGGGCTGGtgacgatgaggaggaggattaa